TAGAAAAACAACCATAATGGCAGCTTAATTCGTCAAGGTATTTAATTAGATTTTCATATTTCTGGCACCGGTAGTGCATAGAAACTGGCAAGAAATTTCACAGAACAGGTCGATTTGCCTTTTTGCAGACACCTGAAAACAATTATTACCATGACCATGATTCCATCAATTGTGAGGAAAATTGTATACATGATCAAAGTGGATCATCTCACACCAACACGATTATCTTAGATTACAGATAATAAAAATACGCAGCTTATCTTAAGATTAATCATGAGAAATCTGCGGTCGACAGCTTGCAATACACAAAATATTATTATCATGCCCTGTTTGGATCATCCTCCATTAGTCTGAAACTATTCAACTGACACATTCAAATACACAAAACCTCCATTACCATACAAAGATTCCAAATACCAATTGTATCAGTACATACACCTTATAAGAAAACCAACTACCACAATCTTGTGGGTTGTGAGAAGAGTGCATAGAGAGCTATCAAAgacatgtttcaatccatcagttGGATCTCTACTTCCAATAAACATTAAATGGGATAAGAGCGTAGACCAAGAAACCTTCAACTGTTAGGTTATCTGTCAATATCATGTATTTGCTCCTCATTTCATATTGTTGTCTATCCTCAAGTCAGTCAACCATGATGCCTGATCTTGATGGTCCCAAAGTTGGAATAGCTTTCATCTAAAGAAAACTCTTCAAGAACCCTAACAAGAGTTTTAAATGACTGGAGCATCTTCTCGAATGTGAAGGTTCTGAGAATTTCCTGGGAACTGCTAAATAGGAGAAATTAGTAGCTGTCAGACAACCATAATTAATACGAATAAGAGAAAGACAAGATTTGTGGCCACCAAAAAGACAGCTGTCAGTAGTTGCTGGGAAACTCTCCTGGAAATTGACATGATAATGCAACTAAGCAGAACAAGACGAAGGGACACTTTAACAGAGCCAAGTTGCTTCCTAATACTTTTCAATTGAAAGATCAAGGAAGACTGACCATTGCAAACAAAAGCAAGTTGCTCATCTACTAATGCGACGGCAAGGTTGCATCATCTCTGAATCGTAGGTTGTGATCAGAATCTGTTGCCACCATTCCTCTTTTCTCATGTCCATACATTCTAGAACTCTGTTAAACTCAATTTTCTGTTTTTTTAATCACGAAGAACTTACTAACTTAACTCATGAAATATAAAAAAACATGATAATCTCATGTTGATAAGTCAGATCATGCATATAGAGAAATTCAAACGACTGGTTAAAGTGTTTAAAGTAAAGTTAATAATAGTATGTTCATTAAACCTCTATATGTTTATCTTAGTGTTATTTACTTGTGAGTTTTATTTACTTGTGATAttagactaatgggatgttacatacTCCTATACTTAATTGTTTGACATCTTTGTTAAGATTCAACATATCTTAGAAATATTCGATAAAATTAGAATGATATAAAGAAAATATAACTCCTATGAAAGGATGATATGCATAAATCGATAAATGATATTAAAACCAACCTATAATTGGAGCATAATAAGAGGGCTCGAATAGGAAATAGCTATCGGTAGATGGATTCAGAGGATTCGTCATGGTACAAAGCTACCATTGGGCAACGTCTCACATGCATCATATTAGAATTAGATCTGGGCTACGTTAGACCTTGACACGGAAAGTTAAGCCATAAGTGAGGAACTTATAATATCCTGATTAATTTCATGCCAAAAGTTGACAAGACAAAGAAAGACTTTTATGGGTGTAccattataattttaatttaaatattttgatcaataatttaGAATTTTAGCTTTCAAAATTCCGACACTTTACATATATACTAGCACTTTACAAAATGTTAGCTTACAAAATTAATATACCTGATTCCAGATATACTAACACTGGATTTACATAAATAAGAGTGATGTATGACAAAAACACCTGTGCATAAGTTCAATAAGAGTCAAATTAATCGAATAAGGGTGGCCAAATCTTTTGCAGTAGaacttgtgatatcaattgtATCAGTCTTGACGTGTAATGGTTGGGAAGAACAAGACATGCAAATGCATTTGATAAAAGTTGATACTATAAACTTGGGAAAATAGAGGATGAATGCCGAGAAAAAAAggggaatcttttgaacttctgttTTCAACCCCAAAtgagaaggaaagaaaaagaaaaccataaatGCCATCCATATCTTCGTGTAAGTTTTAGCCTCCTTTCATTTCTGCCAAACTGAACAACTTAAAAAAAGATGTCTATTTTGGAAAAACTAATTAAAAGTTGGAAGCTTTCTGGCAATGCCCAAAATTAAATCACTTCACATGATACTGAGATCTGAAATTGAGATTGCATGACTTACTTGTGTACAAGTATTcagaagaagaaattttattcaagatAATGATATTATGTTCATGAGACGAACTCTCGTATTAATgctcaaatttattatttttgctaGGAACAACAACGTCTTTTGGTGAACACATAAACTTTGTCAAGCATGTTGTCTATAAATCTAAAATAGTAaatattccaattcttgttaaatagCAATGCACCCCAAATTGCCCAAAAACCAACAACAAATCCTGGTGCCATGCTCGTGTAGAACCATATCATCTCATTCTCATCTCTATCATCTGGATTACTTTGATCTCGTGCTGTCTCACTGACATTGCAACTTTGATTCAGAGGAAGCCCACAAAGACCAGGATTGCCAATATAGATAGATGGATCATTGAAGGTTAAAAGTTGATTACCACGTGGAATTTCCCCTGACAAGTTGTTGTATGAGAGGTTCAAGAAAGCCAAAGAAGTCAGGGCAACGAGGTTAGAAGGAATTGTGCCAGAAAAGTTGTTCCTCGACAAGTCAAGAGACTCCAACTGTTGTAATTTACTGATATTTTCAATGATTTCTCCTGTGAAATGGTTTCCAGATAAATTTAAGCTAAACAAGCCAGAAAGATTTGTTAGTTCTTCAGGTACTCCTCCAGATAGGTTATTATCTGATAGGTCAAAGATATTCATAAGCGAAAGTAACTTATCATAGTATAGAGTGTTTCCTTTAGTTGTGACTAGCATCTGTTCCTTATAACTACCTTCAATTGAATATGCGATCAaacttggaaaccttccaatAACTTTCATGGCAGTAAAATTTCCAAAGCTCCTTGGAATATTTCCTGACAGCTCATTATTGGCTAGGTCGAGCATTTGAAGAGCACTTAATCTTGAAAGATTTGGAGGAATATCTCCGGCCAACATATTTGATCGCAGTTTGAGGAACTCTAGATGAGTTAAACTTTCACCTATCCAGGTTGGAATTTCACCTTTCAAACCATTGTGTCCGGCATCAAGAAGGAGTAATTCCTTGCAATCTTTCAAGGACAAAGGCAACTCTCCAGATAGACTATTATTGCTCAAATGCAACGACCGAAGTGTTGATACGGAACATATTGACTCAGGAATAACTCCAGATATATTGTTGCTTGAAAAATCCATAACGTCAATTCTAGAAGAATTATTCCAGCAATTGGGGAGCTCTCCTGACaacatattttttgaaagatCAAGAGCCTCCAAGGCCCGTAATTGGCATACAGAGAAGGGAATTTCACCGCTTAAATTGTTTTCGGAAAGCGATAAATATAGGAGGTTAGGCATATTCATGATGATGGCAAGTGAAATTGTTCCTGAAAATGAATTGTTTGACAGATCTAATAATTCCAATCTAGGAGGAAAATATGGAAGGGGACCCTCGAAGTAGTTTGAACTTAAATCTAACCAGCTGAGGTTGTTTAAATGCAATATATTGGGTACGTGGCCACTGATCTGATTGCCGGAGATAATCACATACTCTGCTGTGGAAATTAAGCCCCAAAACCAATTTGGCATAGCATCAATAATACCAGCATTAGGCATATCAATTTCTGAAATATTTATTTGCGATTGGAGCCATGTAGGGAACTCAGGACCCAGTTTGCAAGAGCCTATCCGAAGGGATTCAAGCTGGAAAGGAGGAAGCCAATCAGTCTTGACCTTCAGAGTCAAGGAGTTGGACCACAAATATAAGTGTTTCAATTTTGTGAGGTTTGCAAAATGTGCCTCAGACATGACACCCTCCAAAAAGTTAAGCTCAAGTTCCAACGAAACTAGCTGAGATAGCCACCCCATACTTTCTGGTATAGTTTCATTCAACTGATTTTGTTCAAGAGAGAGCTCCTGGAGTGATGCTAGTTGTCCAAGTGATACAGGAATGGGACCAGAAATCAGATTCTGCGATAACTGGAGTGATTTAAGCTTCCTGAGTTGGAATAACCATTCAGGCAGCTGGCCACTAATATTCGTGTAGGATAAGTCCAGAATCACTAGGCTCATCTTGATGCAACCAGAAAAAATTTCATCAAGTTCTAACAAATCTTGGTTGATATTGATGCCTGGCAATATTAAATTCTGTAGCTTGCACAAATTTTTGAAGGAAGTGGGTATTCCTCCTTGAAGAGAATTGTAAGCTAAATTAAGTTCCTTGAGGGAAGCCAAGTTACCAAAGGTCGGTGGAATATTACCCTGAAG
The sequence above is a segment of the Musa acuminata AAA Group cultivar baxijiao unplaced genomic scaffold, Cavendish_Baxijiao_AAA HiC_scaffold_1036, whole genome shotgun sequence genome. Coding sequences within it:
- the LOC135665709 gene encoding receptor-like protein EIX2; this encodes MATDNVYIPFFLSAFICIQLITPNICDGALTSGCIPAERSALLEFKRGLKDPANRLSSWVGEDCCKWEGVTCSNHTGYVVKLDLHNPHPFSDFGDEPHNNWILGGELRPSLLGLKHLKYLDLSMNDFGGINIPEFMGSFHQLQYLNLSRAGLGGLLPHQLGNLSNLQYLDLSNDFVPNSFSVVKFNEFSIGDALWISHLSSLKHLNLNSVNFQNGTHWMEALNMLPSIVEIYLSECAIGRVPLSLPHVNFTSLSVLDLSENFINSTMPSWLSNISGLEHLDLNGNFLQGNIPPTFGNLASLKELNLAYNSLQGGIPTSFKNLCKLQNLILPGININQDLLELDEIFSGCIKMSLVILDLSYTNISGQLPEWLFQLRKLKSLQLSQNLISGPIPVSLGQLASLQELSLEQNQLNETIPESMGWLSQLVSLELELNFLEGVMSEAHFANLTKLKHLYLWSNSLTLKVKTDWLPPFQLESLRIGSCKLGPEFPTWLQSQINISEIDMPNAGIIDAMPNWFWGLISTAEYVIISGNQISGHVPNILHLNNLSWLDLSSNYFEGPLPYFPPRLELLDLSNNSFSGTISLAIIMNMPNLLYLSLSENNLSGEIPFSVCQLRALEALDLSKNMLSGELPNCWNNSSRIDVMDFSSNNISGVIPESICSVSTLRSLHLSNNSLSGELPLSLKDCKELLLLDAGHNGLKGEIPTWIGESLTHLEFLKLRSNMLAGDIPPNLSRLSALQMLDLANNELSGNIPRSFGNFTAMKVIGRFPSLIAYSIEGSYKEQMLVTTKGNTLYYDKLLSLMNIFDLSDNNLSGGVPEELTNLSGLFSLNLSGNHFTGEIIENISKLQQLESLDLSRNNFSGTIPSNLVALTSLAFLNLSYNNLSGEIPRGNQLLTFNDPSIYIGNPGLCGLPLNQSCNVSETARDQSNPDDRDENEMIWFYTSMAPGFVVGFWAIWGALLFNKNWNIYYFRFIDNMLDKVYVFTKRRCCS